The following proteins are encoded in a genomic region of Bernardetia sp. MNP-M8:
- a CDS encoding DUF3226 domain-containing protein, producing MKNTTQQLLVEGKDDQNVIWALCGKFDLKQNFKVEDSQGIEKLISQISVRLKQASIHTLGIVVDADTQLQSRWQSIKTEFAKENIILPNSISESGFIQDFEEIRIGIWIMPNNKTDGMVEDFIQFLIPKDDKLLPFVDKHLEEIEKQGLNRYSETHKSKTRIHAWLALQEKYTPMGQAITVNYLTTDEENCQLFVDWLKELFRA from the coding sequence ATGAAAAATACAACACAACAATTACTTGTCGAAGGAAAAGATGACCAAAATGTTATTTGGGCATTGTGTGGAAAATTTGATTTGAAACAAAATTTCAAAGTCGAAGATAGCCAAGGAATTGAAAAGTTAATCTCTCAAATTTCAGTTCGCTTGAAACAAGCATCTATTCATACATTAGGCATTGTTGTCGATGCAGATACACAGCTACAAAGTCGTTGGCAAAGTATCAAAACAGAATTTGCTAAGGAAAATATTATACTTCCCAATTCTATTTCTGAAAGTGGTTTTATTCAAGATTTTGAAGAAATAAGAATTGGTATTTGGATAATGCCAAACAATAAAACTGATGGAATGGTAGAAGATTTTATACAATTTTTGATTCCCAAAGACGATAAACTTTTACCTTTCGTGGATAAGCATTTAGAAGAAATAGAAAAACAAGGATTGAACAGATATAGCGAAACACATAAATCAAAAACTAGAATCCATGCATGGCTTGCTCTTCAAGAAAAATATACTCCAATGGGACAAGCCATTACAGTGAATTATTTGACTACTGACGAAGAAAACTGCCAACTATTTGTTGATTGGTTAAAAGAATTATTTAGAGCCTAG